In Euphorbia lathyris chromosome 10, ddEupLath1.1, whole genome shotgun sequence, a single genomic region encodes these proteins:
- the LOC136208637 gene encoding transmembrane 9 superfamily member 2, which produces MSNPFTLLLLSFLVASSSTHVRSDASNHRYKEGDTVPLYANKVGPFHNPSETYRYFDLPFCIPEHLKEKTEALGEVLNGDRLVSAPYKLNFREEKDTAVVCQKKLTKEDVAKFRSAVDKDYYFQMYYDDLPIWGFIGKAEKEGKDDPSEYKYFLYKHIQFDILYNKDRVIEINTRMDPHTLLDLTEDKEVDVEFVYTVKWKETDTPFDKRMEKYSLSSSLPHHLEIHWFSIINSCVTVLLLTGFLATILMRVLKNDFMRYAQDEEAAVDQEETGWKYIHGDVFRFPKYKSLFAAALGSGTQLFTLTLFIFMLALVGVFYPYNRGALFTALVVIYALTSGIAGYIATSFYCQLEGKNWVRNLLLTGCLFCAPLFITFCFLNTVAIAYSATAALPFGTIVVIVLIWTLVTSPLLVLGGIAGKNSKTEFQAPCRTTKYPREIPQLPWYRSALPQMAMAGFLPFSAIYIELYYIFASVWGHRIYTIYSILFIVFIILLIVTAFITVALTYFQLAAEDHEWWWRSFLCGGSTGLFIYAYCLYYYYARSDMSGFMQTSFFFGYMACVCYGFFLMLGTVGFNASLFFVRHIYRSIKCE; this is translated from the exons ATGTCTAATCCTTTCACTCTTCTCCTCCTCTCCTTTCTAGTCGCTTCCTCATCCACCCATGTCAGATCGGACGCCTCCAATCACCGCTACAAGGAAGGCGATACCGTTCCACTTTATGCCAACAAGGTTGGCCCCTTTCACAATCCCAG TGAAACGTATCGCTATTTTGATCTGCCCTTCTGTATTCCAG AGCACCTGAAAGAGAAAACAGAAGCTCTTGGTGAGGTGTTGAATGGAGACCGTCTAGTTAGTGCGCCCTATAAACTCAACTTTCGAGAAGAGAAGGACACTGCTGTTGTTTGTCAGAAGAAGCTTACAAAGGAAGACGTTGCTAAGTTCAGATCTGCTGTTGACAAAGATTACTACTTTCAAATGTATTATGATGATTTGCCTATATGGGGATTCATAGGAAAGGCTGAGAAGGAAGGCAAAGATGACCCAAGTGAATACAAATACTTCCTTTATAAGCATATCCAATTTGATATCCTTTACAATAAGGACCGTGTGATTGAAATAAATACCCGAATGGATCCACACACATTATTGGATCTGACTGAAGACAAGGAAGTTGATGTGGAGTTCGTTTATACTGTGAAATGGAAGGAAACAGATACTCCCTTTGACAAGAGAATGGAGAAGTACTCACTATCCTCTTCACTGCCTCATCACTTGGAAATTCATTGGTTCTCAATTATAAACTCATGTGTGACTGTACTTCTTTTGACTGGTTTTCTTGCTACAATTCTTATGCGTGTCCTAAAGAATGACTTCATGAG GTATGCACAAGATGAAGAAGCAGCTGTTGATCAGGAAGAGACTGGATGGAAGTACATTCATGGTGATGTCTTTAGGTTCCCAAAGTACAAGTCTTTGTTTGCTGCTGCCCTTGGTTCTGGAACCCAGTTGTTCACTCT aactttatttattttcatgctTGCTTTGGTTGGCGTTTTTTATCCCTACAACCGGGGAGCTCTATTTACGGCACTGGTGGTCATATATGCACTTACTTCGGGAATTGCTGGATATATTGCAACCTCCTTCTATTGTCAACTTGAAGGAAAGAACTGG GTGAGGAATCTTTTGCTGACAGGATGCCTTTTCTGTGCCCCGTTGTTCATCACTTTCTGCTTTCTCAACACTGTTGCCATTGCTTATAGTGCAACTGCTGCGTTGCCATTTGGTACCATTGTGGTAATAGTCCTTATATGGACATTGGTAACATCACCATTGCTTGTATTGGGTGGTATTGCTGGCAAAAATAGCAAGACTGAGTTTCAAGCCCCTTGCCGAACTACAAAATATCCTCGCGAGATCCCACAATTGCCTTGGTACAGGAGTGCTCTGCCTCAGATGGCAATGGCTGGTTTTCTACCCTTCAGTGCTATCTACATTGAGCTATATTATATATTTGCTAGCGTGTGGGGTCACAGGATTTACACCATCTATAGCATCCTGTTTATTGTCTTCATTATTCTTCTGATTGTcacagcttttataactgtggCTTTGACTTACTTCCAACTTGCTGCTGAAGATCATGAATGGTGGTGGAG GTCTTTTCTCTGCGGTGGATCAACTGGGTTGTTTATCTATGCTTACTGCCTGTATTACTACTACGCACGGTCAGATATGTCTGGATTCATGCAAACCTCTTTCTTCTTTGGATATATGGCTTGCGTATGTTATGGGTTCTTCCTCATGCTTGGTACAGTTGGTTTCAATGCATCCCTGTTTTTTGTTCGCCACATATACAGATCAATTAAGTGTGAGTAG